Proteins encoded within one genomic window of Streptomyces kaniharaensis:
- a CDS encoding O-methyltransferase: MTQPTWDAVDAYFSDKLVGHDPALEAASAAADAAGLPHIAVAPNQGKLLHLIALTAGARRILEVGTLGGYSAIWLARALPADGTLITLEIDPKHAEVARQNLANAGLDKVAEVRLGRAADSLAALAAEGVEPFDLVFIDADKVSNPEYFAWALKLTRPGSLIIVDNVVRGGAVADADTTDPSVVATRKLHDVIAAEPRVTATSVQTVGSKGYDGFTLARVQS; encoded by the coding sequence ATGACGCAGCCGACCTGGGACGCCGTGGACGCGTACTTCTCCGACAAGCTGGTCGGGCACGACCCGGCGCTGGAGGCCGCGTCCGCCGCCGCCGACGCGGCCGGCCTGCCGCACATCGCCGTCGCCCCTAACCAGGGCAAGCTGCTGCACCTGATCGCCCTCACCGCCGGGGCCCGGCGGATCCTGGAGGTCGGCACGCTCGGCGGCTACAGCGCGATCTGGCTCGCCCGCGCGCTGCCCGCCGACGGCACGCTGATCACCCTGGAGATCGACCCGAAGCACGCCGAGGTCGCCCGGCAGAACCTGGCGAACGCCGGACTGGACAAGGTGGCGGAGGTCCGGCTCGGCCGCGCCGCCGACTCGCTGGCCGCGCTGGCGGCGGAGGGCGTGGAGCCCTTCGACCTCGTCTTCATCGACGCCGACAAGGTGAGCAACCCCGAGTACTTCGCCTGGGCGCTGAAGCTGACCCGGCCGGGCTCGCTGATCATCGTGGACAACGTGGTGCGCGGCGGCGCCGTCGCGGACGCCGACACCACCGACCCGTCGGTGGTCGCCACCCGTAAGCTGCACGACGTGATCGCGGCCGAGCCGCGGGTCACCGCGACGTCGGTGCAGACCGTCGGCAGCAAGGGCTACGACGGCTTCACGCTGGCGCGCGTGCAGAGCTGA
- a CDS encoding GNAT family N-acetyltransferase: MSEPKIVLAGDKLGLGLTRADMLPEYHRWETDPGSVLGYGAQLPPTLEARRARWERNTQDRTHSAFEVVRLEDNTPVGMSVLNVNFRKQTAEFVLGIAPEARGNRYAVEATRLTLDWGFNLAGLRAIWLKVLEPNVSAVKAYERAGFSYQGRQRRAGTWMGREVDELLMDILREEFHSPSWAASRPGLEL; this comes from the coding sequence TTGAGCGAACCGAAGATCGTGCTGGCCGGCGACAAGCTCGGCCTCGGTCTCACTCGGGCGGACATGTTGCCCGAGTACCACCGCTGGGAGACCGACCCTGGCTCCGTCCTCGGATACGGGGCTCAGCTTCCCCCGACCTTGGAGGCCAGGCGCGCCCGTTGGGAGCGGAACACTCAGGACCGCACGCACAGCGCGTTCGAGGTCGTGCGACTGGAAGACAACACGCCCGTCGGTATGTCGGTCCTCAACGTCAACTTCCGCAAGCAAACTGCTGAGTTCGTCCTCGGCATCGCTCCCGAGGCCCGAGGCAACAGGTACGCCGTGGAGGCGACCCGCCTGACCCTCGACTGGGGGTTCAACCTCGCCGGCCTCCGGGCCATCTGGCTCAAGGTCCTGGAGCCCAACGTGAGCGCCGTCAAAGCATACGAACGGGCTGGCTTCTCGTACCAGGGGCGTCAGCGCCGCGCGGGCACCTGGATGGGCCGTGAGGTGGACGAGTTGCTGATGGACATCCTTCGCGAGGAGTTCCACAGCCCTTCGTGGGCCGCGTCCCGCCCCGGCCTCGAGTTGTGA
- a CDS encoding glycine-rich domain-containing protein → MILVTTERIAGRSLVDPSLFGRLVARIVKDEKLETALAEQVMDQALAFLGACAQRPAIGLGPSALVDIGWHTFILHTREYSEFCNNIAGRFMHHVPTDEESPGNGTTIADTVTVMRECGFLVDDALWAMCAADCEFDKKCGNGCSQCQKGCSDGNVV, encoded by the coding sequence GTGATTCTTGTGACCACGGAACGGATCGCCGGCCGGTCCCTCGTGGACCCGAGCCTGTTCGGGCGGTTGGTCGCCCGCATCGTCAAGGACGAGAAGTTGGAGACCGCCCTCGCGGAGCAGGTCATGGACCAGGCTCTCGCGTTCCTCGGAGCCTGCGCGCAGCGGCCCGCCATCGGACTCGGTCCGTCCGCACTGGTGGACATCGGGTGGCACACGTTCATCCTCCACACCCGCGAGTACTCCGAGTTCTGTAACAACATCGCGGGACGCTTCATGCACCACGTGCCGACCGACGAGGAGAGCCCCGGCAACGGGACTACGATCGCCGACACGGTGACCGTGATGCGGGAGTGCGGGTTCCTGGTGGACGACGCGCTCTGGGCTATGTGTGCCGCTGACTGCGAGTTCGATAAGAAGTGCGGCAACGGATGCAGCCAATGCCAGAAGGGTTGCTCCGATGGCAACGTCGTCTGA
- a CDS encoding spermidine synthase has translation MPDVDRDGGWLLTLDGTPQSYVDLSDPTHLEFEYTRRLGHLADALAPAGQPLDVLHLGGGALTVPRYIAATRPGSRQRVVEVDGPLLALVEEHLPWQGPGVDITATVGDARAVLAEVPGGSLDLVIADVFRGSRTPAHLTSVEFVRLAAAALRPGGCYVANLADGPPLAFARAQAATLRAVLPEVCLIAEAPVLRGRRYGNILLAGSTAPLPVAELSRLLAADIFPARLTEGADLAALVGRVTPVTDADATDSPPPPDGAFSVG, from the coding sequence ATGCCCGACGTCGACCGCGACGGCGGCTGGCTGCTCACCCTCGACGGCACCCCGCAGTCCTACGTCGACCTCTCCGACCCGACCCACCTGGAGTTCGAGTACACCCGCCGCCTCGGCCACCTCGCCGACGCGCTCGCCCCCGCCGGCCAGCCGCTCGACGTCCTGCACCTCGGTGGCGGCGCCCTCACCGTGCCCCGGTACATCGCCGCCACCCGCCCCGGCTCGCGGCAGCGGGTCGTCGAGGTGGACGGGCCGCTGCTCGCCCTCGTCGAGGAGCACCTGCCCTGGCAGGGGCCCGGCGTGGACATCACGGCGACGGTCGGGGACGCCCGCGCCGTCCTCGCCGAGGTGCCCGGCGGCTCGCTGGACCTGGTGATCGCCGACGTCTTCCGCGGCTCGCGCACCCCCGCGCACCTCACCTCGGTGGAGTTCGTGCGTCTGGCCGCAGCCGCGCTGCGCCCCGGCGGCTGCTACGTGGCCAACCTCGCCGACGGCCCGCCGCTGGCCTTCGCCCGGGCCCAGGCGGCGACGCTGCGGGCCGTGCTCCCGGAGGTCTGCCTGATCGCCGAGGCGCCGGTGCTGCGCGGCCGCCGGTACGGCAACATCCTGCTGGCCGGTTCGACCGCCCCGCTGCCGGTCGCGGAGCTGTCCCGGCTGCTGGCCGCGGACATCTTCCCGGCCCGGCTGACCGAGGGTGCCGACCTGGCCGCGCTCGTCGGCCGGGTGACGCCGGTCACGGACGCGGACGCCACCGACTCCCCGCCGCCCCCGGACGGCGCGTTCAGCGTCGGGTGA
- a CDS encoding Gfo/Idh/MocA family protein, which yields MRIGLLGTGPWAERVHAPVLADHPGLEFAGVWGRRPEAATALGAAHGVSGYADLDTLLSEVDAVSIALPPSVQADLAVRAAEAGCHLLLDKPVALTVPDARRVAEAVREHKVASVVFFTVRFGGDQIPWIEQQAALGGWFTGRSDWLGSVFAPGSSSPYSASPWRQEKGALWDVGPHALSVLLPVLGDATQVTAVAGPLDTLHLVLRHAGGASSTLALSLTTPVAGGGTGMEIRGEHGVAHLPERGEGPIAALHRALDALHESARTGEPHPCGADFGLRVVEILAAAERSLESAGPVDV from the coding sequence GTGCGAATAGGACTGCTGGGCACCGGCCCCTGGGCGGAGCGGGTGCACGCACCCGTGCTCGCCGACCACCCCGGGCTGGAGTTCGCGGGCGTCTGGGGCCGGCGCCCCGAGGCCGCGACGGCGCTCGGTGCCGCGCACGGTGTCTCCGGCTACGCGGACCTGGACACACTGCTCTCCGAGGTGGACGCGGTCTCCATCGCGCTGCCGCCGTCCGTCCAGGCGGACCTCGCGGTGCGGGCCGCCGAGGCGGGGTGCCACCTGCTGCTGGACAAGCCGGTCGCGCTGACCGTCCCGGACGCGCGCCGGGTGGCGGAGGCCGTACGGGAGCACAAGGTCGCCTCGGTGGTCTTCTTCACCGTCCGTTTCGGCGGGGACCAGATCCCGTGGATCGAGCAGCAGGCGGCGCTGGGCGGCTGGTTCACCGGCCGCTCGGACTGGCTCGGCTCGGTGTTCGCCCCCGGCAGCAGCAGCCCGTACTCGGCCTCGCCGTGGCGGCAGGAGAAGGGCGCGCTGTGGGACGTCGGCCCGCACGCGCTGTCCGTCCTGCTGCCGGTGCTCGGCGACGCGACGCAGGTGACGGCCGTCGCCGGGCCGCTCGACACCCTCCACCTCGTGCTGCGCCACGCGGGCGGCGCGTCCAGCACCCTGGCGCTCAGCCTGACCACCCCCGTCGCGGGCGGCGGCACCGGCATGGAGATCCGCGGCGAGCACGGAGTCGCCCACCTCCCGGAACGCGGCGAGGGCCCGATCGCCGCCCTGCACCGCGCCCTGGACGCCCTCCACGAATCAGCCCGCACCGGTGAACCGCACCCCTGCGGCGCCGACTTCGGCCTGCGCGTGGTCGAGATCCTGGCCGCCGCCGAACGCTCCCTGGAGTCCGCCGGCCCGGTCGACGTCTGA
- a CDS encoding class I SAM-dependent methyltransferase: MSGGERPELGEVPETALWTLWHRALEARRPDTVLHDPKAVELVGRIDFPFEERFGHGALASQLQALRAACFDREVADFLARNPRGTVVCLGEGLETQAWRVDNGRARWLTVDLPEVAALRERLLPPDERHRIFPCSATDPRWMDEVDPAQGVLISTQGLLMYLRPTEVRALIAACAERFPGASFVLDAVPRWFSARATQGRLRDRHYQAPPMPFGMNADEHGKLATAHPAVTGVREVYPEGGRGLVRVLLPLVARLNARPSVVALRFA, encoded by the coding sequence ATGAGCGGCGGGGAGCGGCCGGAGCTGGGGGAGGTGCCGGAGACGGCCCTGTGGACGCTGTGGCACCGGGCGCTGGAGGCACGGCGGCCGGACACCGTCCTGCACGATCCGAAGGCCGTCGAACTGGTCGGGCGGATCGACTTCCCCTTCGAGGAGCGGTTCGGCCACGGCGCCCTCGCGTCGCAGCTCCAGGCACTGCGGGCGGCCTGCTTCGACCGCGAGGTCGCCGACTTCCTGGCCCGCAACCCGCGCGGCACGGTCGTCTGCCTCGGCGAGGGCCTGGAGACCCAGGCCTGGCGCGTCGACAACGGCCGCGCCCGCTGGCTGACCGTCGACTTGCCGGAGGTCGCCGCGCTCCGCGAGCGCCTGCTGCCGCCCGACGAGCGGCACCGGATCTTCCCCTGCTCGGCCACCGACCCGCGCTGGATGGACGAGGTGGACCCGGCCCAGGGCGTGCTGATCAGCACCCAGGGGCTGCTGATGTACCTGCGGCCCACCGAGGTCCGGGCGCTCATCGCGGCCTGCGCCGAGCGCTTCCCCGGCGCGTCGTTCGTCCTCGACGCGGTGCCGCGCTGGTTCAGCGCCCGGGCCACGCAGGGCAGGCTGCGCGACCGGCACTACCAGGCGCCGCCGATGCCGTTCGGCATGAACGCGGACGAGCACGGCAAGCTGGCCACCGCCCACCCGGCGGTCACCGGCGTCCGCGAGGTGTATCCGGAGGGCGGCCGGGGTCTCGTCCGGGTGCTGCTGCCGCTCGTCGCCCGCCTGAACGCCCGGCCGTCCGTGGTCGCACTGCGCTTTGCCTAG
- a CDS encoding DedA family protein gives MHIDAWIESVPPGAVYGLVGLIIGLESLGIPLPGEIALVTAALMSVKGVVSPYGIAGVAIAGAIVGDSIGYSIGRKGGKPLFEKLGRRFPKHFGPAHLATAERSFQKWGMWAVFFGRFIALLRIFAGPLAGALKMPYWKFLIANVLGGVIWAGGTTLLVYKVGKSIEPWLSRFSWAGLLAALLVGGASAWIMKRRAAKAHAEQEASEAVAVKEPVAD, from the coding sequence TTGCACATCGACGCCTGGATCGAGAGCGTCCCGCCGGGCGCGGTCTACGGCCTGGTCGGCCTGATCATCGGACTGGAGTCGCTGGGCATCCCACTGCCCGGCGAGATCGCCCTGGTGACGGCGGCGCTGATGTCGGTCAAGGGCGTGGTGAGCCCGTACGGCATCGCGGGGGTGGCGATCGCCGGCGCGATCGTCGGCGACTCCATCGGCTACTCGATCGGACGCAAGGGCGGCAAGCCGCTGTTCGAGAAGCTCGGACGGAGGTTCCCGAAGCACTTCGGGCCGGCCCACCTGGCCACCGCCGAGCGGTCGTTCCAGAAGTGGGGCATGTGGGCGGTCTTCTTCGGCCGGTTCATCGCGCTGCTGCGCATCTTCGCCGGACCGCTCGCGGGCGCGCTGAAGATGCCGTACTGGAAGTTCCTGATCGCCAACGTGCTGGGCGGCGTCATCTGGGCCGGCGGTACGACACTGCTGGTCTACAAGGTCGGCAAGAGCATCGAGCCGTGGCTGTCCCGGTTCTCGTGGGCCGGTCTGCTGGCCGCCCTGCTGGTCGGCGGCGCGTCGGCCTGGATCATGAAGCGCCGCGCCGCCAAGGCGCACGCCGAGCAGGAGGCCTCCGAGGCCGTCGCCGTCAAGGAGCCGGTCGCGGACTGA
- a CDS encoding alpha/beta hydrolase has product MEFREDVLGAPYEVVELPLRPDDEGEVLATLVRRLVPGSDKAVLYIHGYNDYFFQTNLADHFAGLGYSFYALDLRKYGRSLRPHQSPNFVRDLAEYDEEIDEAMRIVREVDGHRQVLLNGHSTGGLVGALWAGRRAGRGLIDGVFLNSPFLSMPVAPAVVTVSGPAVTAIARFAPTRVLPSTMNPHYTHSLHKDHRGEWDFDLKLKPAEGFPLFAGWLSAIHQGHRQVRRGLGIDVPVLLMASTASISTTKWHNALHHADGVLRADDIAAQAPRLGRHVTVVRIKGGMHDLVLSGEAARTQVFDELNRWLAAYVDVEATA; this is encoded by the coding sequence ATGGAGTTTCGGGAAGACGTGCTGGGTGCCCCCTACGAGGTCGTGGAGCTGCCGCTTCGGCCGGACGACGAGGGGGAGGTCCTCGCGACGCTCGTGCGGCGGCTGGTGCCCGGGTCGGACAAGGCCGTGCTGTACATCCACGGGTACAACGACTACTTCTTCCAGACCAACCTCGCGGACCACTTCGCCGGGCTCGGCTACTCCTTCTACGCGCTCGACCTGCGCAAGTACGGTCGCTCGCTGCGGCCGCACCAGTCGCCGAACTTCGTGCGCGACCTCGCCGAGTACGACGAGGAGATCGACGAGGCGATGCGGATCGTCCGCGAGGTCGACGGGCACCGGCAGGTGCTGCTGAACGGGCACTCAACCGGTGGGCTCGTCGGGGCGCTGTGGGCCGGGCGGCGTGCGGGGCGGGGGCTGATCGACGGGGTATTCCTGAACAGCCCGTTCCTGTCGATGCCGGTCGCGCCCGCGGTGGTGACGGTCAGCGGGCCGGCCGTCACCGCCATCGCGCGGTTCGCGCCGACCCGGGTGCTGCCCTCGACGATGAACCCGCACTACACGCACAGCCTGCACAAGGACCACCGCGGCGAGTGGGACTTCGACCTGAAGCTCAAGCCCGCCGAGGGGTTCCCGCTGTTCGCCGGGTGGCTTTCGGCCATCCACCAGGGACACCGGCAGGTACGGCGCGGGCTCGGGATCGACGTCCCCGTGCTGCTGATGGCGTCCACCGCCTCGATCTCCACCACCAAGTGGCACAACGCCCTGCACCACGCCGACGGCGTGCTGCGCGCCGACGACATCGCCGCACAGGCGCCGCGCCTGGGCCGGCACGTCACCGTCGTCCGGATCAAGGGCGGCATGCACGACCTCGTCCTCTCCGGCGAGGCCGCCCGCACCCAGGTCTTCGACGAGCTGAACCGCTGGCTCGCCGCGTACGTGGACGTCGAGGCGACGGCGTGA
- a CDS encoding selenium-binding protein SBP56-related protein: MPHGHGQETAHTDPSLYRSATDAMAAPPERLAYVAGFDRAGRRPDALLTVDTDPASASYGKVLNFAELPTLGDELHHFGWNACSSALAHACHENPERRFLLLPGLRSSRLHVMDTRPDPVRPRLVKTVSAEELAARAGYSRPHTLHCGPDGVFLSCLGSGDGSDGPGGVALLDHTTFDVLRAWETERGPQHFAYDVWWHLGTNVGVTSEWGTPWMVEDGVRPELLLRREYGHALHFWELDSGRHLQRVDLGDQHQMVLELRPAHDPQAEWGFAGVVANVEDLSSSVWLWYRDGAAFTARKVIEIPAEPAKAESLPPALQPFEAVPPLVTDINLSVDDRWLYVSAWGTGELFQYDVSDPFHPRRTASVRLGGVAARTPHPAEPERPLSGAPQMVEISRDGKRLYLTNSLYGAWDDQFYPDGIEPWIVKLDADTEAGGLTVDERFFPHGADFRGLRVHQTHLAGGDASSDSYCYR, from the coding sequence ATGCCACACGGGCATGGTCAGGAGACAGCGCACACCGATCCGTCGCTCTACCGCTCGGCCACCGACGCGATGGCCGCGCCGCCGGAGAGGCTGGCGTACGTCGCCGGGTTCGACCGGGCGGGGCGACGGCCGGACGCCTTGCTCACGGTGGACACCGATCCGGCGTCGGCGAGTTACGGGAAGGTGCTAAACTTCGCCGAACTGCCGACGCTGGGCGATGAGTTGCACCACTTCGGGTGGAACGCCTGCTCCAGCGCGCTGGCGCACGCCTGCCACGAGAACCCGGAGCGGCGGTTCCTGCTGCTGCCGGGGCTGCGGTCGTCGCGGTTGCACGTGATGGACACCCGGCCGGATCCGGTGCGGCCGAGGCTGGTGAAGACGGTGTCGGCGGAGGAGCTGGCGGCGCGGGCCGGGTACTCGCGGCCGCACACGCTGCACTGCGGGCCGGACGGGGTGTTCCTGTCGTGCCTGGGGAGCGGGGACGGCTCGGACGGGCCGGGCGGGGTGGCGCTGCTCGACCACACCACCTTCGACGTGCTGCGCGCGTGGGAGACCGAGCGCGGGCCGCAGCACTTCGCGTACGACGTGTGGTGGCACCTGGGGACGAACGTGGGCGTCACCAGCGAGTGGGGCACGCCGTGGATGGTCGAGGACGGGGTGCGGCCGGAGCTGCTGCTGCGGCGCGAGTACGGGCACGCGCTGCACTTCTGGGAGCTGGACTCGGGCCGGCACCTCCAGCGGGTCGACCTCGGCGACCAGCACCAGATGGTGCTGGAGCTGCGCCCGGCGCACGATCCGCAGGCGGAGTGGGGGTTCGCGGGCGTGGTGGCCAACGTCGAGGACCTCTCCTCCTCGGTGTGGCTCTGGTACCGGGACGGAGCGGCGTTCACCGCGCGCAAGGTGATCGAGATACCGGCCGAGCCGGCCAAGGCCGAGAGCCTGCCGCCCGCGCTCCAGCCGTTCGAGGCCGTGCCGCCGCTGGTCACCGACATCAACCTGTCGGTGGACGACCGCTGGCTGTACGTGTCCGCGTGGGGCACCGGCGAGCTGTTCCAGTACGACGTGTCCGACCCGTTCCACCCCCGGCGGACCGCCTCGGTGCGGCTCGGCGGGGTGGCCGCCCGCACCCCGCACCCCGCCGAGCCGGAGCGCCCGCTGAGCGGCGCGCCGCAGATGGTGGAGATCAGCCGGGACGGCAAGCGGCTCTACCTCACCAACTCGCTCTACGGGGCCTGGGACGACCAGTTCTACCCGGACGGCATCGAGCCGTGGATCGTCAAGCTGGACGCCGACACCGAGGCGGGCGGGCTGACCGTGGACGAGCGGTTCTTCCCGCACGGCGCGGACTTCCGGGGGCTGCGGGTGCACCAGACGCACCTCGCGGGCGGCGACGCGTCCTCGGACTCCTACTGCTACCGGTAG